From a region of the Methanoculleus receptaculi genome:
- the rtcA gene encoding RNA 3'-terminal phosphate cyclase: MLTIDGSHLEGGGGIIRMAVALSALSATPIRVIGIRQNRPNPGLAPQHIAAVLAVAGICDAECTGLSQGSGEITFTPGRVRRTDMRIETGTAGSIPLVIQAWLPAALTTGGSITVSGGTEVAWSPSIDYLDRVFAPVLRRAGVSLEVEVMERGYYPEGGGMARVRVGVSRLLQIAIPAEEDSCGLVSASAGLPVHVAERQAAAARELLEAQAGLRCTVEIDSRGRGLSVGSSITVWKGAKGAVALGRRGLPAEEVGQAAARALLEECRRPGLVDVHLADQLLIYLACYGGEYTTHTLSMHAKTACWLLESFGYPVRCRENEAVEFSA, encoded by the coding sequence CCGTGGCCCTCTCGGCCCTCTCCGCCACGCCGATCAGAGTGATCGGGATACGCCAGAACCGGCCGAATCCGGGGCTTGCACCGCAACATATCGCTGCGGTGCTGGCGGTCGCCGGGATCTGCGATGCAGAGTGCACGGGTCTTTCTCAGGGGAGTGGTGAGATCACCTTTACTCCAGGGCGGGTCAGGAGGACAGATATGCGGATCGAGACCGGGACCGCCGGGAGCATCCCGCTGGTCATCCAGGCCTGGCTCCCGGCTGCCCTTACCACCGGCGGAAGCATCACCGTATCGGGCGGGACGGAGGTGGCCTGGAGCCCGAGTATCGATTATCTCGATCGTGTATTTGCGCCGGTGCTCCGCCGTGCAGGTGTCTCTCTGGAGGTTGAGGTGATGGAGCGGGGCTACTATCCGGAGGGTGGTGGAATGGCGCGTGTCCGTGTGGGGGTATCCCGCCTCCTCCAGATCGCGATCCCGGCAGAGGAGGACTCCTGCGGGCTGGTCTCCGCCTCGGCCGGTCTTCCTGTACACGTTGCAGAGCGCCAGGCTGCAGCCGCCAGGGAACTCCTGGAGGCGCAGGCGGGTCTACGCTGCACGGTGGAGATCGATTCCCGCGGGCGCGGATTGAGCGTCGGGAGTTCCATCACCGTATGGAAGGGTGCTAAAGGCGCCGTCGCCCTTGGGAGGCGGGGTCTCCCGGCGGAGGAGGTTGGTCAGGCGGCTGCCCGCGCCCTCCTGGAGGAGTGCCGCAGGCCGGGTCTCGTTGATGTCCACCTGGCCGACCAGCTCCTGATCTACCTTGCCTGCTACGGTGGGGAGTATACGACGCATACCCTATCGATGCATGCGAAGACCGCTTGCTGGCTGCTTGAATCGTTTGGCTATCCTGTCCGGTGCCGGGAGAACGAGGCAGTGGAGTTCTCGGCATGA
- a CDS encoding NOB1 family endonuclease: MTLVLDASAFFAEVPVDGPAWTTSSVVDELVDFHAKCRFTALSAAGLRVREPRKEDLLRVDEAARWTGDAGALSVTDREILALALELGAVLVTDDFAVQNVAHHLGIETRSILQRQARPIRWRYRCSGCGRYWREPGDCPVCGAPVKRKLK, translated from the coding sequence ATGACGCTGGTACTTGATGCATCGGCCTTCTTTGCAGAGGTGCCTGTAGATGGCCCTGCCTGGACCACGTCATCGGTGGTGGATGAACTTGTCGATTTTCATGCAAAGTGTCGTTTCACGGCTCTCTCTGCCGCCGGTCTCAGAGTCAGGGAGCCGCGCAAGGAAGACCTGCTGCGGGTGGATGAGGCTGCGCGCTGGACGGGGGATGCGGGGGCTCTCTCCGTAACCGATCGCGAGATCCTGGCACTTGCACTGGAACTCGGCGCAGTCCTTGTGACAGACGATTTTGCCGTCCAGAACGTCGCCCATCACCTTGGCATCGAGACGCGGAGCATCCTGCAGCGCCAGGCCCGGCCGATCCGGTGGCGCTACCGCTGTAGCGGATGCGGGCGTTACTGGCGGGAACCGGGAGACTGCCCCGTCTGTGGCGCGCCAGTCAAAAGAAAACTTAAATAA
- a CDS encoding orotate phosphoribosyltransferase-like protein: MSALEDLITKAKALQAEGHTPDQISDELGLSTETVTWLLTQQKGVEPPKDVHIDWTAVASHGTLLAEMAMMMLKRFLYLTDDGSLDREEEGAGTVVGIAQSGVPLATLIAAEEGLRLAIYLPAKHSRSETPTGSIWGTFSAITGQRCIIVDDVVTTGATLSETINFLRRHGATPVAVWSLFDKRGIREVEGVPIHSLFVISWLG; encoded by the coding sequence ATGTCCGCGCTCGAAGACCTGATCACGAAGGCAAAAGCGCTCCAGGCAGAAGGGCACACACCCGACCAGATCTCCGATGAGCTCGGTCTCTCGACGGAGACTGTTACCTGGCTGCTCACACAGCAGAAGGGTGTTGAACCTCCAAAGGATGTTCACATTGACTGGACGGCTGTGGCAAGCCACGGCACGCTCCTTGCTGAGATGGCGATGATGATGCTCAAACGCTTCCTCTACCTGACGGACGATGGAAGCCTGGACCGCGAGGAGGAGGGGGCCGGGACGGTCGTAGGTATCGCGCAGTCAGGCGTCCCGCTCGCAACCCTCATCGCCGCGGAGGAGGGGCTGAGGCTTGCAATATACCTCCCGGCAAAACACAGTCGGAGCGAGACGCCCACAGGATCCATCTGGGGCACCTTCTCCGCGATCACCGGACAGCGCTGTATCATTGTCGACGACGTTGTCACGACGGGAGCAACACTCTCCGAGACCATCAACTTCCTCCGGAGACATGGAGCCACCCCCGTGGCGGTATGGTCGCTATTTGACAAACGGGGCATCAGGGAGGTTGAAGGCGTTCCGATACACTCACTGTTCGTGATATCCTGGCTCGGTTGA
- the thsA gene encoding thermosome subunit alpha has product MLSGQPIIILRENVERTQGFEAQRSNIMAAKAIAAAVRTTLGPRGMDKMLVSSTGDVVITNDGVTILHEMSVQHPAAKLAVEVAEAQDDEVGDGTTTATVLLGSLMEEAEDLLAQDVHPTTIAQGYRMGMEKALEVVDELAIPVGADDRENLLKLAGTAMTGKSIEGIKDKVSAIVVDAVRQVGTKTEEGTYVVDEDDIKIKKQVGDSMDDVSLIRGVVIDKKRVFEQMPEKVTNAKVALLAQPLEITKTQVKSKIKITTSDQVRAFSEQERESLRKLADQIVAAGANVVLCQKGIADAVQYYLAKHGVYALEDVKEEDMKFAARALGGNIVNKPEELTEDALGHAEMAEEVPDAELTIISGCENPKAVTILLRGTSQLLLDELERGVYDGTRVIQDAIEDGKFVTGGGSVETELQLRIRDYAATIGGRAQLAIEAFANAFEVIPRTLAENSGFDTIDKVVAMRKAHAEGARHAGLDVYTGEVVDMLDAGVVEPLRVKAQAIKSATETAVLLIRVDDMMITRSEKPGEAGAE; this is encoded by the coding sequence ATGCTTTCTGGACAGCCCATCATTATTTTGCGGGAGAATGTTGAGCGCACCCAGGGATTCGAGGCGCAAAGATCGAACATTATGGCCGCAAAAGCAATTGCTGCCGCAGTTCGGACAACGCTCGGTCCCCGGGGGATGGATAAGATGCTGGTCAGTTCGACCGGCGATGTCGTGATCACAAACGATGGTGTAACCATCCTGCACGAGATGTCGGTGCAGCACCCTGCTGCCAAACTGGCCGTGGAGGTTGCAGAGGCCCAGGACGACGAGGTCGGCGACGGCACCACGACCGCAACAGTGCTCCTTGGATCACTTATGGAGGAGGCGGAGGACCTGCTGGCTCAGGATGTTCACCCTACCACCATAGCGCAGGGTTACAGGATGGGTATGGAGAAGGCGCTCGAGGTCGTGGATGAGCTGGCAATCCCCGTCGGCGCCGACGACCGGGAGAATCTCCTCAAACTCGCCGGGACCGCCATGACCGGCAAGTCTATTGAGGGGATAAAGGACAAGGTCTCGGCGATCGTGGTGGACGCGGTGCGCCAGGTTGGCACAAAGACAGAAGAAGGCACCTACGTCGTGGACGAGGACGACATCAAGATCAAGAAACAGGTAGGGGACTCGATGGATGATGTCAGCCTGATCAGGGGTGTCGTCATCGACAAGAAGCGTGTCTTTGAGCAGATGCCCGAGAAGGTCACTAACGCGAAGGTGGCCCTTCTTGCCCAGCCGCTTGAGATCACAAAGACCCAGGTGAAGTCCAAGATCAAGATCACCACTTCCGACCAGGTCAGGGCGTTTTCAGAGCAGGAGCGCGAGTCGCTCAGGAAACTTGCTGACCAGATCGTTGCTGCCGGTGCAAACGTTGTCCTCTGCCAGAAGGGGATCGCCGACGCAGTTCAGTACTACCTGGCCAAGCACGGTGTCTACGCTTTAGAGGACGTGAAAGAGGAAGACATGAAGTTCGCCGCGAGAGCGCTCGGCGGGAACATCGTTAACAAACCCGAGGAACTCACCGAAGATGCGCTCGGCCACGCTGAGATGGCCGAAGAGGTTCCCGATGCCGAACTCACGATCATCTCTGGCTGTGAGAACCCGAAAGCGGTCACGATCCTCCTCCGCGGCACCTCCCAGCTGCTCCTGGACGAACTTGAGCGTGGGGTCTATGATGGAACCAGGGTTATCCAGGACGCCATCGAGGACGGCAAGTTTGTCACTGGCGGGGGGTCGGTTGAGACCGAACTCCAGTTGCGTATCCGTGACTACGCCGCAACCATCGGGGGGCGTGCCCAGCTTGCCATCGAGGCGTTTGCAAACGCGTTCGAGGTCATCCCGAGAACGCTGGCGGAGAATTCCGGGTTTGACACTATCGATAAGGTTGTCGCCATGCGGAAGGCGCATGCCGAAGGCGCCAGGCACGCCGGACTGGATGTCTACACCGGCGAGGTCGTCGACATGCTGGATGCCGGGGTAGTCGAGCCTCTCCGCGTGAAGGCCCAGGCGATCAAGAGCGCGACCGAGACGGCGGTGCTACTCATACGCGTAGACGACATGATGATCACCCGGTCAGAGAAACCTGGTGAAGCGGGCGCCGAGTAA
- a CDS encoding thiamine S protein yields MLCRFTIIPDGVALIYSGRPEDTYETALLSFGINPDTALVFHSKRSLPQDKKIEEEEVLLFPTSSRG; encoded by the coding sequence ATGCTCTGCCGGTTCACCATCATCCCTGACGGCGTTGCGCTGATTTACAGCGGCAGGCCCGAAGATACTTACGAGACCGCCCTCCTATCTTTCGGGATCAACCCCGATACCGCACTCGTGTTTCACAGCAAAAGAAGCCTTCCGCAGGACAAAAAGATCGAGGAAGAGGAGGTTTTGCTGTTCCCGACCTCCTCGAGGGGTTGA
- a CDS encoding PAS domain-containing protein, whose amino-acid sequence MDHCFDELDDAVVILDRDNTVVRLNRSFCETFGIGDDAARGMEIGDPIARHLAPLFE is encoded by the coding sequence GTGGACCACTGCTTTGACGAACTTGACGATGCCGTCGTCATCCTTGACCGGGATAACACCGTTGTGCGGCTGAACCGATCGTTTTGCGAAACGTTCGGGATCGGCGATGATGCTGCCCGCGGCATGGAGATAGGCGACCCCATCGCCCGCCACCTCGCACCGCTCTTCGAGTAG
- a CDS encoding PAS domain-containing protein, giving the protein MTHETCRMRTSTGEVRHFSFSCRVISGEPGAWERLARFREITPGRQEEMARIRAESVFTAVGEPVPYGLWVCGPDGNVLYLSASFLELVGRTIEECRHAGWLECIPLEDAAAVRSDWRRCLDMGCRCDRELRVPDPNGECRTILSGGAPIRDRDG; this is encoded by the coding sequence GTGACGCACGAGACCTGCCGGATGCGAACCTCCACCGGTGAGGTGCGTCACTTCTCCTTCTCGTGCCGGGTGATCTCCGGCGAGCCCGGCGCCTGGGAGAGGCTTGCACGGTTCCGGGAGATCACTCCCGGACGTCAGGAGGAGATGGCACGGATCAGGGCCGAGTCGGTCTTTACCGCCGTCGGAGAACCGGTGCCCTACGGCCTCTGGGTATGCGGGCCGGACGGCAACGTGCTCTACCTTTCCGCCTCGTTCCTCGAACTGGTGGGAAGGACGATCGAGGAGTGCCGGCACGCCGGCTGGCTGGAGTGCATCCCGCTCGAGGACGCGGCAGCAGTGCGTTCCGACTGGAGACGGTGCCTCGATATGGGGTGCCGTTGTGATCGCGAGTTAAGGGTTCCGGATCCCAACGGGGAGTGCCGTACCATCCTCTCCGGGGGAGCGCCGATCCGTGACAGGGACGGGTAG
- a CDS encoding histidine kinase dimerization/phospho-acceptor domain-containing protein — protein MAGVQAVGRDITERKQTEQLNRQAFEQIERNIEQFAALGDHIRQPLQVILGMADLADDPKTSAVIHDQVERINEYIRQLDLGWVESREVRAFLRRHDRE, from the coding sequence GTGGCCGGCGTCCAGGCGGTGGGAAGAGACATCACCGAACGGAAACAGACCGAGCAGCTTAACCGGCAGGCGTTCGAGCAGATCGAACGGAACATCGAGCAGTTCGCCGCCCTCGGCGATCACATACGCCAGCCCCTGCAGGTGATCCTCGGCATGGCCGACCTGGCCGACGATCCGAAGACGTCGGCGGTTATCCACGATCAGGTCGAGCGGATCAACGAGTATATCAGGCAGCTGGACCTGGGATGGGTGGAGTCGCGGGAAGTTCGCGCGTTCCTCCGGCGGCACGATCGGGAGTGA
- a CDS encoding Mrp/NBP35 family ATP-binding protein → MAETDNTTKDAGQQQKNPFEKVSVSVKRVILVLSGKGGVGKSTVAANLAMALANHGYQTGLLDLDIHGPNIPKMLGIEETKLTSTNGTRIEPVYVVPALGVVSMAFLLPDKSTPVIWRGPMKMQIIKQFLADVYWGDLDYLVVDLPPGTGDEALSIIQLAPNVAGAVIVTTPQEVAILDSTKAVKFVEKMDIRVLGIVENMSGMVCPHCGKEIDLFGQGGGKKAAEDLGVPYLGNIPLDPDMRKAGDEGRPFIVRRPGMSADNPTWEHVDRVMQAVLRSIGETQ, encoded by the coding sequence ATGGCAGAAACAGACAATACAACGAAGGATGCCGGACAGCAGCAGAAAAACCCGTTTGAAAAGGTTTCCGTGAGCGTCAAGCGCGTCATCCTGGTGCTGAGCGGAAAGGGGGGCGTCGGGAAGAGCACGGTGGCCGCGAACCTTGCAATGGCGCTTGCGAACCACGGCTACCAGACGGGCCTTCTCGATCTCGATATCCACGGCCCCAACATCCCCAAGATGCTGGGCATCGAGGAGACCAAACTCACGTCGACGAACGGCACGAGGATCGAACCGGTATACGTGGTGCCAGCACTTGGTGTCGTCTCGATGGCGTTTCTCCTGCCGGATAAGAGCACTCCTGTCATCTGGCGCGGCCCCATGAAGATGCAGATCATCAAACAGTTCCTCGCAGATGTCTACTGGGGAGATCTGGACTACCTCGTGGTGGATCTGCCCCCGGGCACGGGAGACGAGGCGTTATCGATCATCCAGCTCGCCCCGAACGTTGCCGGTGCCGTTATTGTTACTACGCCGCAGGAGGTTGCCATACTCGACTCGACCAAAGCCGTAAAGTTCGTCGAGAAAATGGATATTAGGGTTCTCGGGATAGTCGAGAACATGAGTGGCATGGTTTGCCCGCACTGCGGCAAGGAGATCGACCTCTTCGGACAGGGCGGGGGGAAGAAGGCCGCAGAGGACCTTGGCGTGCCGTATCTCGGCAATATCCCTCTGGACCCCGACATGCGCAAAGCCGGTGACGAAGGACGCCCCTTCATCGTCCGGCGTCCGGGTATGAGCGCGGATAACCCCACGTGGGAGCATGTGGATAGGGTCATGCAGGCAGTTCTCCGCAGTATCGGAGAGACACAGTAG
- a CDS encoding (Fe-S)-binding protein: MAFDLSKCDFSRCRGECLARCPYVSYDEDDAKRAMKSLIEGERHQILKECITCAACNDFCPLGADPWDLIARRQEETDALGIPADAKPSSDWLTKPAVVIRRGKPGGALISAGGIYEVVPQAEFLTGQVFEDATIIGGGPYACGFTETHLGRASRPLKNLPHFIENLAKAAEEFGVDEIVFTHDACYNVATTLAMQQGIEVPFRSVHILEYIRNWLRDHPDRITNPLGISVAVQGGCTTRYAPKGGDREIWSDWLADIFEMIGVESVEEKRTYTGDDRLCCGCGIFHTQHERAIEIQRKNIGDAAKAGAEELVFICPACISVMRATCRKMELEPIYITQLVKQALGEELGPAGTAAFGYPVK; the protein is encoded by the coding sequence ATGGCATTTGATCTATCGAAATGCGACTTCTCCCGCTGCAGGGGAGAATGTCTCGCCCGCTGCCCGTACGTATCATATGATGAGGACGACGCAAAGAGAGCAATGAAGTCCCTGATAGAGGGAGAACGCCACCAGATCCTGAAAGAGTGCATCACCTGCGCAGCGTGCAACGATTTCTGCCCGCTGGGCGCCGATCCCTGGGACCTCATCGCACGGCGGCAGGAAGAGACGGATGCTCTTGGCATCCCGGCGGACGCAAAGCCGTCGAGCGACTGGCTGACGAAACCGGCTGTAGTCATCCGGAGGGGCAAGCCGGGAGGGGCGCTGATCTCGGCCGGCGGGATCTACGAGGTGGTGCCCCAGGCGGAGTTCCTCACGGGACAGGTGTTTGAGGACGCAACCATCATCGGGGGAGGGCCGTACGCGTGCGGGTTTACCGAGACCCACCTCGGCCGGGCGTCCCGGCCGCTGAAGAACCTCCCGCACTTCATAGAGAATCTCGCGAAAGCGGCCGAAGAGTTCGGGGTCGACGAGATCGTCTTCACCCACGACGCCTGCTACAACGTGGCGACGACCCTCGCGATGCAGCAGGGGATCGAGGTGCCGTTCCGATCGGTCCACATCCTCGAGTACATCAGGAACTGGCTGCGCGACCACCCTGACCGGATCACGAATCCGCTCGGCATCAGCGTCGCGGTGCAGGGCGGCTGCACGACCCGCTACGCCCCGAAAGGCGGGGACCGTGAGATCTGGTCGGACTGGCTCGCCGATATCTTCGAAATGATCGGTGTAGAGTCCGTCGAGGAGAAGCGGACGTATACGGGAGATGACCGGCTCTGCTGCGGGTGCGGGATCTTCCACACCCAGCACGAGCGTGCAATCGAGATCCAGCGTAAAAACATCGGCGATGCCGCCAAAGCCGGTGCCGAAGAACTCGTCTTCATCTGCCCGGCCTGCATCTCCGTGATGCGGGCGACCTGCCGGAAGATGGAACTCGAGCCGATCTACATCACCCAGCTCGTGAAGCAGGCGCTGGGCGAGGAACTCGGACCCGCCGGAACCGCCGCGTTCGGGTATCCGGTGAAGTAG
- a CDS encoding pyridoxamine 5'-phosphate oxidase family protein, producing the protein MVKFTKEMKEALRVPGKGGSLIYLCTSSRDGNPNIAAMRFVATHMDDKILIADMFLLKTKANIKENPNVAVTICHPLDEGRWWVFRGKAVDMEYGFPRDFDWYGANATDILNEWGNWNKAEPPDEVPPDIVFPKAVQRGVVVVHVEEVYSIEPGHVGEKVLTG; encoded by the coding sequence ATGGTGAAGTTTACGAAGGAGATGAAAGAAGCCCTGCGGGTTCCTGGCAAGGGGGGGAGCCTGATCTACCTCTGCACGTCGAGCAGGGACGGCAACCCGAACATCGCCGCGATGCGGTTCGTCGCCACCCACATGGACGACAAGATCCTGATCGCCGATATGTTCCTCTTGAAGACGAAGGCGAACATCAAGGAGAATCCCAACGTCGCGGTCACGATCTGCCACCCGCTCGACGAGGGCCGCTGGTGGGTCTTCCGGGGCAAAGCCGTGGACATGGAGTACGGGTTCCCGCGCGATTTCGACTGGTACGGCGCGAACGCAACGGATATCCTGAACGAATGGGGGAACTGGAACAAGGCCGAACCGCCGGATGAGGTGCCGCCGGACATCGTCTTCCCGAAAGCCGTCCAGCGCGGGGTTGTGGTCGTGCATGTCGAGGAGGTCTACTCCATCGAGCCGGGACATGTAGGAGAGAAGGTTCTAACGGGGTGA